The proteins below come from a single Juglans regia cultivar Chandler chromosome 12, Walnut 2.0, whole genome shotgun sequence genomic window:
- the LOC108995889 gene encoding chalcone synthase 1-like, with product MVTVEDVRRAQRAEGPATVMAIGTATPPNCVDQSAYPDYYFRITNSEHKTELKEKFKRMCEKSMIKKRYMHLTEEILKENPNVCAYMASSLDARQDMVVVEVPKLGKEAATKAIKEWGQPKSKITHLVFCTTSGVDMPGADYQLTKLLGLRPSVKRLMMYQQGCFAGGTVLRLAKDLAENNKGARVLVVCSEITAVTFRGPSDTHLDSLVGQALFGDGAAALIVGADPVPGVEKPLFELVSAAQTILPDSDGAIDGHLREVGLTFHLLKDVPGLISKNIEKSLVEAFQPLGITDWNSLFWIAHPGGPAILDQVESKLELKPEKLRATRHVLSEYGNMSSACVLFILDEMRKKSAEDRLKTTGEGLEWGVLFGFGPGLTVETVVLHSVSA from the exons ATGGTGACAGTGGAAGATGTTCGCAGGGCTCAAAGGGCTGAGGGCCCTGCCACGGTCATGGCCATCGGAACGGCCACTCCTCCCAACTGTGTCGACCAAAGCGCATACCCTGACTACTACTTCCGTATCACCAACAGTGAGCACAAGACTGAGCTCAAAGAGAAGTTCAAGCGCATGT GTGAAAAATCCATGATCAAGAAGCGGTACATGCACCTGACAGAGGAAATCCTAAAAGAAAACCCCAACGTATGCGCATATATGGCATCTTCCTTGGATGCAAGGCAGGACATGGTGGTGGTAGAAGTCCCAAAGCTAGGCAAGGAAGCAGCCACAAAGGCCATCAAGGAATGGGGGCAGCCCAAGTCCAAGATCACCCACCTCGTCTTCTGCACCACCAGCGGTGTCGACATGCCTGGCGCTGACTATCAGCTCACCAAGCTCCTGGGTCTCCGCCCCTCTGTCAAGCGACTCATGATGTACCAACAAGGTTGTTTCGCCGGCGGCACGGTGCTCCGCCTCGCCAAGGACCTCGCTGAGAACAACAAGGGCGCGCGCGTGCTTGTCGTCTGCTCGGAAATCACCGCAGTCACGTTTCGTGGCCCTAGCGACACCCACCTCGACAGTCTTGTCGGTCAGGCCTTGTTTGGCGATGGAGCTGCTGCACTCATAGTTGGAGCCGACCCAGTTCCCGGGGTCGAGAAGCCTTTGTTCGAACTGGTCTCCGCCGCCCAGACAATTCTGCCAGACAGCGATGGTGCCATTGACGGGCATCTCCGCGAGGTCGGGCTTACATTCCATCTACTAAAGGATGTTCCTGGGCTCATTTCAAAGAACATTGAGAAGAGCTTGGTGGAGGCTTTCCAACCTCTGGGCATCACAGACTGGAACTCCCTTTTCTGGATTGCACACCCAGGAGGTCCTGCAATCTTGGACCAGGTAGAGTCGAAACTGGAGCTGAAGCCAGAAAAGCTGCGCGCCACACGTCACGTGCTCAGTGAGTATGGAAACATGTCAAGTGCTTGTGTGTTGTTTATCTTGGATGAGATGAGGAAGAAGTCAGCCGAGGATAGGCTGAAGACCACGGGAGAGGGGCTCGAGTGGGGCGTGCTGTTTGGGTTCGGTCCTGGTCTGACGGTCGAGACCGTCGTGCTCCACAGTGTCTCTGCTTAA